A section of the Rossellomorea marisflavi genome encodes:
- a CDS encoding tripartite tricarboxylate transporter permease, protein MSIFEGILTGFQVALSLKGLSFVFIGVVTGTIIGMIPGLGPITAIAVMIPITYGMDPALALLLMAGVYYGSAYGGAASSILLNAPGESMAVPTTFDGYPLAKQGKAGKALAIAALASFTGGTISVVLLTLFAPFLAKVAISFGPAEYFALMLMGLMTVASFSSGSTIKALISATVGFIIATIGIDSQTGTARYTFGNINLMEGIDFLVIALGLFALAEVTSLIRERKERSMFDSEFGSMKLSKAEVKELSVPVTRQSLLGFIIGVLPGAGGTIASFLGYITEKKLSKKPEEFGKGSIVGLAAPESANNSASSGAFVPLLSLGIPGSGTTAVMLGALIVLGVQPGPLMISDHPDIFWGVIASMYIGNVILLILNLPLIPYISKLLKVPKPMLISLVIMFCIIGVYGISFRTFDLFLLVIFGIIGYFMARMNFPAAPMLLAFILGGMMERSLRQALTISDGSLLIFVQKPISATLLAIAFLSFIVPLLKTWRKKKSSGDGEETNSQAS, encoded by the coding sequence TTGAGCATCTTTGAAGGTATCCTCACAGGATTTCAAGTCGCACTCAGCTTAAAAGGTCTTTCATTCGTATTCATCGGTGTCGTCACAGGCACCATCATCGGGATGATCCCCGGTCTCGGTCCGATTACAGCGATTGCAGTCATGATCCCTATCACATATGGGATGGACCCGGCTCTTGCTCTGCTTCTCATGGCAGGCGTCTATTACGGATCGGCCTACGGAGGAGCAGCCTCTTCCATCCTCCTCAATGCACCGGGAGAATCCATGGCGGTCCCGACGACATTTGACGGCTATCCCCTTGCCAAGCAGGGAAAGGCAGGTAAAGCCCTGGCCATTGCAGCCCTGGCCTCATTCACAGGCGGGACGATCAGCGTCGTCCTGCTGACCCTTTTCGCTCCTTTCCTGGCAAAGGTGGCAATCTCTTTCGGCCCGGCGGAGTATTTCGCCCTCATGCTAATGGGGTTGATGACCGTCGCGAGTTTTTCGAGCGGTTCAACCATCAAGGCGCTGATTTCTGCAACGGTTGGATTCATCATCGCGACGATCGGGATCGATTCCCAGACAGGGACGGCCCGCTATACATTCGGGAATATCAACCTTATGGAGGGGATTGATTTCCTTGTGATTGCATTGGGCTTATTCGCCCTCGCAGAAGTGACTTCCCTGATCCGTGAGCGGAAAGAACGAAGCATGTTCGACAGTGAATTCGGCAGCATGAAATTATCAAAAGCCGAGGTCAAGGAACTTTCCGTTCCGGTCACGAGGCAATCCCTCTTGGGCTTCATCATCGGTGTACTTCCCGGAGCAGGGGGGACCATCGCCTCGTTCCTCGGATATATCACAGAGAAGAAGCTTTCAAAGAAACCGGAGGAATTCGGTAAGGGGTCCATCGTCGGTCTGGCAGCTCCTGAGTCAGCGAATAACAGTGCGTCCAGCGGTGCATTCGTTCCACTGTTAAGTCTTGGAATTCCTGGGTCTGGAACCACAGCCGTCATGCTCGGTGCATTGATCGTCCTCGGTGTTCAGCCGGGACCGCTCATGATCAGTGATCACCCTGATATCTTCTGGGGAGTCATTGCCAGTATGTATATCGGGAATGTCATCCTGCTGATCCTGAACCTTCCTTTGATCCCTTATATCTCGAAGCTTTTGAAGGTTCCGAAGCCGATGTTGATCTCCCTTGTCATCATGTTTTGTATCATTGGGGTGTACGGAATCAGCTTCAGGACATTCGATTTATTCCTGCTCGTCATCTTCGGGATCATCGGATATTTCATGGCGCGTATGAACTTCCCTGCAGCACCCATGCTCCTTGCCTTCATTCTCGGAGGGATGATGGAGCGTTCCCTCAGACAGGCCCTGACGATATCCGACGGAAGCTTGTTGATTTTCGTGCAAAAACCAATTTCAGCAACACTGCTTGCGATTGCATTCCTTTCTTTCATCGTTCCGCTTCTAAAAACTTGGAGAAAGAAAAAGTCCAGCGGTGATGGAGAAGAAACGAATAGTCAGGCATCATAA
- a CDS encoding cation diffusion facilitator family transporter encodes MKNTSGIAFLSVLSNSFVVLLKFIVGILTGSVAVISEAIHSSLDLIASLIAFISVRISGKPADPEHPYGHGKVENISGTIETLLIYVAGIWIIYECVHKLIYPEPIKLPILGVGVMVLGALINFIVSRIVNREAKRVNSVAMKSNALHLLTDVFTSLGVAASLLLVTVTGWTFLDPLIGIGLAIYIMIEATKLMKEAFPPLIDARLSDEEEQVILDVIDSFQDEYIQVHDFRTRRAGAIEYIDFHMVVPSKESIENVHKLCDRIEDRIRQEFKKAVIFIHPEPETHVENASGLER; translated from the coding sequence TTGAAAAATACCTCAGGCATTGCCTTTTTATCCGTACTCAGTAATTCCTTTGTCGTACTACTAAAATTCATCGTCGGGATCCTCACCGGTTCCGTCGCTGTCATATCAGAGGCGATTCACTCTTCATTGGATCTCATCGCCTCCCTCATCGCCTTCATTTCCGTCCGCATTTCCGGAAAGCCTGCTGATCCGGAGCATCCATATGGACATGGGAAGGTTGAAAACATTTCTGGTACAATCGAGACACTGCTGATTTATGTAGCAGGGATTTGGATCATTTATGAATGTGTCCATAAACTCATCTATCCTGAACCAATCAAGCTTCCGATACTGGGCGTAGGCGTCATGGTCCTCGGCGCTCTCATCAACTTCATCGTCTCCAGGATTGTGAACCGTGAAGCCAAGAGAGTGAATTCCGTTGCCATGAAATCGAATGCCCTCCACCTGCTTACAGATGTATTCACTTCCCTCGGAGTCGCAGCGAGCCTCCTCCTCGTCACCGTCACGGGATGGACGTTCCTGGATCCCTTGATTGGGATCGGGCTTGCCATTTATATCATGATTGAAGCAACGAAACTCATGAAAGAAGCCTTCCCACCCCTCATCGATGCCCGTCTATCCGATGAAGAGGAGCAGGTGATCTTGGATGTGATCGATTCATTTCAGGATGAATACATCCAGGTCCACGACTTCCGCACGCGGCGTGCAGGGGCCATCGAATACATCGACTTCCACATGGTCGTGCCGTCCAAAGAAAGCATTGAAAACGTCCATAAGCTATGCGATCGCATTGAAGATCGGATCAGGCAGGAATTCAAGAAAGCCGTCATCTTTATTCACCCTGAACCCGAGACTCATGTCGAGAATGCCAGTGGACTTGAAAGGTAA
- a CDS encoding GNAT family N-acetyltransferase → MKLENVGVSDKKSIVQLSREVGWDYSEEDVEEVFKSGRMVGHRLDSGEVISSAALFPYGDELATLGVVIVNPAYKGRGLGRELVESVLASKGERSILLVATREGKPLYEKMGFRETGMITKYIASTFHPAQIQHELFLAPMTYEDIEEVAKLDTQAFRGDRIEMLRARYERSISAVVLRDSLGRMIGYGMCVQGSVHRVAGPVVAPTAYEAAGILQELLGRGEGSVRLDTSTDDEVFHKYLDEFGFEEDSHSPIMVLGEDVLAARNGMLFALASQALG, encoded by the coding sequence ATGAAGCTTGAAAATGTGGGTGTTTCTGATAAAAAAAGTATTGTTCAGCTCTCTCGTGAAGTGGGATGGGACTATAGTGAAGAAGATGTGGAAGAGGTGTTCAAAAGCGGAAGGATGGTTGGGCATCGTCTGGATTCGGGTGAGGTCATTTCATCAGCGGCCCTGTTCCCATATGGTGATGAGCTTGCCACTCTGGGTGTGGTCATCGTCAACCCGGCGTATAAGGGAAGAGGACTCGGGCGAGAGCTGGTGGAATCTGTGCTTGCATCTAAGGGTGAGCGATCGATCCTGCTTGTTGCTACAAGGGAAGGGAAGCCCTTGTATGAAAAAATGGGGTTCAGGGAAACCGGGATGATTACGAAGTATATCGCTTCTACTTTTCATCCAGCACAGATTCAGCATGAGTTATTCTTAGCGCCGATGACATACGAGGATATTGAAGAGGTGGCAAAGTTGGACACTCAAGCATTTCGTGGAGATCGAATCGAGATGCTCAGAGCACGATATGAACGGTCGATTTCAGCCGTCGTACTAAGGGACTCCCTTGGGAGGATGATAGGATACGGAATGTGTGTGCAAGGTTCCGTCCACCGGGTGGCAGGACCTGTGGTCGCACCTACTGCATATGAAGCGGCGGGAATCCTGCAAGAACTTTTGGGAAGGGGAGAGGGGAGTGTTCGGTTGGATACATCTACGGATGACGAGGTCTTTCACAAGTATTTAGATGAATTCGGGTTTGAGGAAGACAGTCATTCCCCGATCATGGTACTAGGTGAAGATGTCCTCGCTGCGAGGAATGGGATGTTATTCGCCCTGGCATCCCAAGCCTTGGGTTAG
- a CDS encoding alpha/beta fold hydrolase, with the protein MGKYITVDKDVNLFVEDIGEGQPIVFIHGWPVNHKMFEYQMNELPQKGYRFIGVDLRGFGQSDKPAFGYDYDTLASDIEKVVKELGLQDFYLAGFSMGGPISIRYASKFAGKELSRLILMGPAAPIFTQRDGYPYGMKKEGVDELIEGIKADRPAALKDFGGNFFYSETSDEMDTWFLGLGLEASAHGTIACAESLRDEDLRSELTSVSVPVTIMHGKQDQICDYAFSERLVEELNDAVLIPFEESGHGLVYDEKEKCNEELLKLLK; encoded by the coding sequence ATGGGTAAATATATCACTGTAGATAAGGATGTCAATCTTTTTGTGGAAGATATCGGGGAAGGTCAACCGATCGTCTTCATCCACGGTTGGCCTGTAAATCATAAAATGTTTGAATATCAAATGAACGAATTACCTCAGAAAGGTTATCGTTTTATCGGGGTCGATCTTCGCGGATTCGGTCAATCGGACAAACCTGCCTTCGGATACGACTACGACACCCTCGCTTCTGATATCGAAAAAGTCGTTAAGGAGCTGGGACTTCAAGATTTTTATCTAGCCGGCTTCTCCATGGGTGGACCGATCAGTATCCGCTATGCGAGCAAATTTGCAGGAAAAGAACTGTCGCGTTTGATCCTGATGGGACCCGCAGCCCCAATTTTCACCCAGCGGGACGGCTACCCGTATGGAATGAAGAAAGAAGGGGTCGATGAGCTGATTGAAGGAATCAAAGCGGACAGACCGGCGGCACTGAAAGACTTCGGCGGGAATTTCTTCTACAGCGAGACATCTGATGAGATGGATACATGGTTCCTCGGTCTTGGACTTGAGGCTTCTGCCCACGGCACCATTGCCTGCGCAGAATCTCTCCGGGACGAAGACCTTCGCAGCGAGCTGACTTCTGTGTCTGTTCCCGTCACGATCATGCACGGAAAGCAAGACCAGATCTGTGACTATGCCTTCAGTGAACGCTTAGTCGAAGAATTAAATGATGCCGTGCTGATTCCATTTGAAGAGAGCGGTCATGGTCTTGTGTATGATGAGAAGGAAAAGTGCAATGAAGAACTGTTGAAGCTATTGAAATAA
- the rlmD gene encoding 23S rRNA (uracil(1939)-C(5))-methyltransferase RlmD — protein MVATIHGLDDRGSGRASVWRENELGNKRKLKLTIPQTLPGEEVQVTVDKPEKKRWRTMPQEIITPSPERTAPPCPHFDRCGGCVWQHWEYEGQLKEKTNHVKHALEAEGFDPALVRDAMGMDNPWRYRNKMEFTFSKEGELGLHEQGNFRKVISLETCLIASEQMVEAAMEVAAWTNEHGLKGYDKEAHEGLLRHLMVRQSFATGELMLGVFATEAPTGDLQAAVDDLKTRIEAKFPHVKSLLWMENTDWADRTQAEEIHVLAGRDFIYDEMDGYRFRLWFDTFFQTNPTQAQKLVDLAIEMGKPKETEKMIDLFCGVGTFSLPFASRVGALAGIEIVESSIESAKRNASDNHISNTTFLAKDARNGIDEILESFGRPELLLLDPPRSGAGGKVMRRIGRAQPERIVYVSCNPDTFATDVKELEAFGYKLDDVQPVDLFPHTVHVEVVASLSK, from the coding sequence ATGGTTGCGACAATACATGGATTAGACGACAGAGGCTCGGGCCGTGCCAGCGTATGGCGCGAAAACGAGCTTGGAAATAAACGAAAATTGAAGCTCACAATCCCTCAGACCCTTCCTGGTGAAGAAGTCCAGGTGACGGTGGATAAGCCGGAGAAAAAGCGCTGGAGGACGATGCCGCAAGAAATTATTACGCCAAGTCCCGAGCGGACAGCCCCACCATGCCCGCACTTCGACCGCTGCGGCGGCTGTGTGTGGCAGCACTGGGAGTACGAAGGCCAGCTTAAGGAAAAGACCAACCACGTTAAGCATGCCCTGGAAGCAGAAGGATTCGATCCTGCCTTGGTGAGGGATGCCATGGGAATGGATAATCCTTGGCGCTACCGCAACAAAATGGAGTTCACCTTCTCCAAAGAAGGAGAGCTCGGACTGCATGAGCAGGGGAACTTCCGCAAGGTCATTTCCCTTGAAACGTGCTTGATCGCAAGCGAACAGATGGTGGAGGCGGCAATGGAAGTCGCCGCCTGGACCAATGAACACGGTCTGAAAGGATACGACAAAGAGGCGCATGAAGGCCTCCTTCGTCACTTGATGGTCCGTCAGTCCTTCGCTACAGGTGAATTGATGCTCGGTGTGTTTGCTACGGAAGCCCCGACAGGTGATCTTCAGGCGGCCGTCGATGATCTGAAAACACGAATCGAAGCGAAATTCCCTCATGTGAAGAGCCTTCTGTGGATGGAAAACACCGATTGGGCGGATCGTACCCAAGCGGAAGAAATCCATGTCCTTGCAGGTCGGGATTTCATCTATGATGAGATGGACGGGTACCGCTTCCGTCTGTGGTTCGATACGTTCTTCCAAACGAACCCCACACAGGCACAGAAGCTTGTGGACCTTGCCATTGAAATGGGCAAACCGAAGGAAACGGAAAAAATGATCGACCTCTTCTGTGGTGTCGGTACATTCTCCCTTCCATTCGCAAGCCGTGTCGGTGCCCTTGCCGGCATTGAAATTGTGGAAAGCTCCATCGAGTCGGCGAAACGGAATGCAAGTGACAATCATATCTCCAATACAACTTTCCTTGCGAAGGATGCACGAAATGGAATCGATGAGATTCTTGAGAGTTTTGGACGTCCTGAACTGCTCCTTCTTGATCCGCCTCGCTCAGGTGCAGGCGGTAAAGTGATGAGACGGATCGGCCGTGCCCAGCCGGAGAGGATCGTCTACGTGTCTTGCAACCCGGATACATTCGCGACAGACGTCAAAGAACTTGAAGCTTTCGGATATAAACTTGATGATGTACAACCAGTCGACCTGTTCCCGCATACGGTGCATGTGGAAGTCGTCGCAAGTTTGAGTAAATAA
- a CDS encoding GNAT family N-acetyltransferase has protein sequence MIGFTQLYPTFTSIGMKKAWILNDLYVSEEARGAGVGEALLHKARAFAGETGAASICLSTAPDNKAARKLYEKNGYHQD, from the coding sequence ATGATCGGATTCACCCAACTTTATCCGACATTCACGTCGATCGGGATGAAAAAGGCATGGATCCTCAACGATCTTTATGTGTCTGAAGAAGCCAGGGGGGCGGGAGTCGGAGAGGCTCTGCTCCATAAGGCGAGGGCGTTTGCCGGGGAAACGGGGGCTGCTTCCATCTGCCTCAGCACGGCACCTGACAATAAAGCGGCGCGAAAGCTGTATGAAAAGAATGGGTACCACCAGGATTAA
- a CDS encoding histidine phosphatase family protein, with amino-acid sequence MVKLYITRHGETQWNREKRMQGWKDSDLTPAGEEDALALARVFKRVSFEAVYSSPSGRARKTAELLVDDAPITFDHDLREIGMGDWEGRTQDEVRNADPERFHTFWNNPHVYETETGETFNQVMERVASFLEKVQVHKGTILVVTHSIFIKALLAHVKELPLDKLWSPPFIHATSLTVIEGGEGKYEIVMEGNTSHK; translated from the coding sequence ATGGTGAAATTATATATTACAAGACATGGTGAAACACAGTGGAATAGAGAGAAACGGATGCAGGGGTGGAAAGACTCGGATTTAACCCCGGCAGGAGAAGAAGATGCTCTGGCCCTTGCGCGGGTATTTAAGCGGGTCTCCTTTGAGGCCGTGTACTCAAGCCCGAGCGGTCGGGCAAGGAAGACGGCAGAGCTACTTGTAGACGACGCGCCCATTACATTCGATCATGACCTGAGGGAAATCGGAATGGGTGATTGGGAGGGACGGACACAGGATGAAGTGAGAAATGCCGATCCGGAACGCTTTCACACGTTCTGGAACAACCCACATGTCTATGAGACAGAGACGGGAGAGACCTTTAATCAGGTCATGGAACGTGTGGCATCGTTTTTGGAAAAGGTCCAGGTCCACAAGGGAACGATTCTAGTCGTGACCCATTCCATCTTCATCAAAGCCTTGCTTGCCCATGTAAAGGAACTTCCATTGGACAAGCTGTGGTCTCCTCCTTTCATCCATGCCACTAGCCTCACGGTCATCGAAGGGGGCGAAGGGAAGTATGAAATTGTTATGGAAGGAAACACGTCACACAAATAG
- a CDS encoding helix-turn-helix domain-containing protein yields the protein MKNKAELMMHPVRMKICQALMRNKAAGLTPLEMVKMIEDVPQATLYRHIQTLAHAGIIRVTREKKVKSVSEKYYVLNEEEATISKEEWKEASGEEKLLHFSRYQLMVSAQYEDYLKQIGDDEDKASFSMVEMKLSDAEYQQLQTEIGEIVKKYYTGATQEKKDREPLRTIAITMIPDSPSH from the coding sequence TTGAAAAATAAAGCCGAGTTGATGATGCATCCCGTCCGGATGAAAATATGCCAGGCGCTTATGAGGAACAAAGCAGCTGGCCTGACTCCTTTAGAAATGGTTAAAATGATTGAAGATGTCCCGCAGGCCACACTCTATCGCCACATCCAGACCCTTGCCCATGCAGGGATCATCCGTGTGACCCGTGAGAAAAAAGTAAAGTCTGTTTCTGAAAAATACTATGTATTGAATGAAGAGGAAGCTACCATTTCCAAAGAAGAATGGAAGGAAGCTTCAGGTGAGGAAAAGCTCCTCCACTTCTCTCGGTATCAGCTCATGGTATCCGCTCAATATGAGGATTATCTGAAACAAATCGGAGACGATGAGGACAAAGCATCTTTTTCCATGGTTGAAATGAAATTGAGTGATGCGGAATACCAACAATTGCAGACGGAAATCGGGGAGATCGTGAAGAAATACTATACCGGGGCTACACAAGAAAAAAAGGATAGGGAACCACTGAGAACCATCGCCATCACGATGATTCCCGATTCCCCATCCCACTAA
- a CDS encoding PLD nuclease N-terminal domain-containing protein, whose translation MTLHYGLDDLPFLDVEALLPLILPIVIISLILIALALADLFKYREFRAHKGMWVLIIVFGNTIGPVLYFVFGRKEGKRR comes from the coding sequence ATGACATTACATTATGGGTTGGATGATCTTCCCTTTTTGGATGTAGAGGCCTTATTGCCGCTGATCCTGCCGATCGTGATCATCAGTCTGATACTGATCGCATTGGCCTTGGCAGATTTATTTAAGTATAGGGAGTTCAGGGCCCATAAGGGTATGTGGGTGTTGATCATTGTGTTTGGGAATACCATTGGGCCTGTCCTTTACTTTGTGTTCGGTCGGAAAGAGGGGAAGAGAAGATGA
- a CDS encoding ABC transporter ATP-binding protein, with amino-acid sequence MKLDVKNVSKTYKGHVALQPFSLVVDAGTCTGLIGPNGAGKSTLMRLMTGMEEPDTGEILLNDKPISSMKKEIGYLPQYPAFYEWMTASEHLAFMGRLSGMAPSVLEHDIRTLLNKVGLAKRSNDRIATFSGGMKQRLGIAQALLHKPSLVIMDEPVSALDPVGRREVLSILDEIKNHTTLLISTHILSDAEEICQRFVIMTEGEKIEDAMIQDLLDRYSRQIIRLDAASMERGWVDHVAGLPFVESVNVTGRSMNIQLKDLVRDKGKLLQDALDHSVDIHKFEVGRDSLEEIFIRMVTKS; translated from the coding sequence ATGAAGCTTGATGTGAAAAATGTGAGTAAAACCTACAAGGGTCATGTGGCCCTCCAGCCTTTCTCGTTGGTGGTGGATGCGGGGACTTGCACAGGTCTGATTGGACCGAACGGTGCAGGGAAGTCAACATTGATGCGACTGATGACGGGTATGGAGGAACCTGACACCGGAGAGATTCTATTGAATGATAAGCCGATCTCTTCTATGAAAAAGGAAATCGGCTACCTCCCTCAGTATCCCGCCTTCTACGAATGGATGACAGCCAGTGAACACTTGGCGTTCATGGGACGCCTATCAGGTATGGCTCCCTCTGTACTGGAACATGATATCCGCACGCTTCTGAATAAGGTTGGACTTGCAAAAAGATCAAATGATCGCATCGCCACCTTCTCAGGAGGGATGAAACAACGATTGGGAATTGCCCAGGCACTTTTACATAAGCCCTCTCTGGTCATTATGGATGAACCTGTATCGGCCCTTGATCCTGTCGGGAGAAGGGAAGTGCTCTCGATCCTGGACGAAATCAAAAATCATACGACCTTGCTCATCTCCACGCATATTCTTAGTGACGCAGAGGAAATCTGTCAGCGCTTTGTCATTATGACGGAAGGGGAAAAAATTGAAGATGCCATGATCCAAGATCTGTTAGATCGGTACTCCCGGCAAATCATCCGTTTGGATGCTGCTTCCATGGAAAGGGGATGGGTGGATCATGTTGCCGGGCTGCCGTTTGTAGAATCAGTCAATGTCACAGGAAGAAGCATGAATATCCAGCTCAAAGATCTGGTTCGGGATAAAGGAAAACTCTTGCAGGATGCGCTGGATCATTCAGTGGATATCCACAAATTCGAAGTGGGCAGGGATTCACTGGAGGAGATCTTTATAAGGATGGTGACAAAGTCATGA
- a CDS encoding ABC transporter permease translates to MKNTWTVFKKESRQMGLEYKWIWLPVVFILLGATQPVTSYYLPSILEMMGGEQGITVDPSKFVLDGNTILAATLASQFDQMGLIIIALSFMGIIQGEKASGMLSFMMTRPLNLRSYLLGKWVAAFSLIAFSMMAGFGTSMFYSHYLFDGVNVVIGIKAFSIYLVWGMFILSVIMTVSTLLRGSGSVAFVSIVILLLFRMLAGLNPLVDLFNPASLSLEAANVLKTSGMMSGITWTFLLVAVWILFLFSLNEWLIKHRKVYLRHG, encoded by the coding sequence ATGAAAAATACATGGACTGTTTTCAAGAAAGAAAGTAGGCAGATGGGATTGGAGTATAAGTGGATCTGGCTGCCGGTCGTCTTTATCCTTTTAGGGGCTACGCAGCCTGTAACGAGCTATTATCTTCCTTCCATCCTTGAAATGATGGGTGGAGAGCAGGGGATTACCGTGGATCCATCGAAATTTGTACTGGACGGCAACACCATACTCGCTGCCACCCTCGCATCCCAATTCGATCAGATGGGACTCATCATCATCGCCCTCTCGTTCATGGGAATCATACAAGGAGAAAAGGCATCGGGGATGCTTTCATTCATGATGACGAGACCTTTGAACCTGCGCTCTTATCTACTAGGGAAATGGGTGGCAGCCTTTAGCTTGATTGCCTTCAGCATGATGGCAGGATTCGGAACTTCCATGTTCTACTCACACTATCTATTCGACGGAGTGAATGTGGTTATAGGAATAAAGGCATTTTCGATTTATCTCGTGTGGGGCATGTTCATCCTCAGTGTGATCATGACGGTCAGCACGCTCCTGCGGGGAAGTGGTTCTGTGGCATTCGTGTCGATCGTCATCCTGCTTTTATTCAGGATGCTTGCAGGATTGAATCCCCTAGTTGATTTGTTCAATCCTGCTTCCCTCAGTCTAGAGGCTGCCAATGTACTGAAAACAAGCGGAATGATGTCCGGTATCACGTGGACGTTCCTGCTCGTGGCTGTCTGGATCCTCTTCCTTTTCTCCCTGAACGAATGGCTGATCAAACATAGAAAAGTATATCTCCGCCACGGCTAA
- a CDS encoding GNAT family N-acetyltransferase — translation MIRNAQIKDYESLAVLMGSLGYPSTSEQMRGRLEKIVEKEDHYTLVAELDGRVVGMIGFHTGYLYTQDEMYARVIALVVDPSIRNEGIGGELLREAESLAEGLGATGMGLNSGNRTEREDAHRFYKRMGYTAKSTGFVKSLHS, via the coding sequence ATGATAAGGAACGCACAGATAAAAGATTACGAGAGTCTCGCGGTTTTAATGGGTTCTCTCGGCTATCCGTCCACATCTGAACAGATGCGTGGCCGGCTTGAAAAAATCGTAGAAAAAGAGGATCACTATACATTGGTGGCGGAACTTGACGGCAGGGTCGTGGGAATGATCGGCTTCCATACGGGCTATCTGTACACTCAAGATGAGATGTATGCGAGGGTCATCGCCCTGGTGGTGGATCCATCGATCAGGAATGAAGGCATCGGCGGGGAGCTGCTGAGAGAAGCGGAAAGCCTGGCGGAAGGCTTGGGGGCAACCGGTATGGGACTGAACAGTGGGAACCGCACGGAGCGTGAAGACGCTCACCGGTTCTATAAACGAATGGGGTATACGGCAAAGAGCACAGGGTTTGTGAAGAGCCTTCATTCATGA
- a CDS encoding GNAT family N-acetyltransferase yields MNITSQWNQEERDLIRSKVIEYNGDRHPDEVKHPVKQVGFMVRDDNGIVFGGITGTIFWHHLHIDFLWVDEKLRGKGYGQDLVRQMEEAAKENQCRLIQLDSFSFQAPHFYQKLGYTVAGVVESHPTPEHQQYYLVKRLD; encoded by the coding sequence ATGAATATCACATCACAATGGAACCAGGAGGAACGCGACCTGATACGGAGCAAGGTGATTGAATACAATGGGGACAGGCACCCGGATGAAGTTAAGCATCCTGTGAAGCAGGTGGGCTTCATGGTAAGAGATGATAATGGAATTGTCTTCGGCGGGATCACCGGAACGATCTTCTGGCATCATCTGCATATCGATTTTCTTTGGGTCGATGAAAAGCTCAGGGGAAAGGGGTATGGACAAGATCTGGTCCGTCAAATGGAAGAGGCTGCAAAGGAAAATCAGTGCAGGCTCATCCAGCTTGATTCCTTCAGCTTTCAGGCTCCGCACTTTTATCAAAAACTGGGGTATACTGTCGCGGGCGTTGTGGAGTCACATCCAACGCCGGAACACCAACAGTATTACCTAGTCAAAAGGCTCGACTGA
- a CDS encoding DoxX family protein: protein MMGTVAMVLQILLGAGFLMFGWMKFTSKQMVDEFHRYRMPVWFRIFTGVVEVITAVLLITGLWNETCAAIGALIAAVTMVGAIFTHLLRVKDPVAKSGMPFLLLILSLIVLYLNKGGFGL, encoded by the coding sequence ATGATGGGTACAGTTGCCATGGTCCTTCAGATTTTACTTGGTGCAGGATTTCTCATGTTCGGGTGGATGAAGTTCACATCGAAACAGATGGTGGATGAATTCCATCGTTACCGGATGCCGGTTTGGTTCCGGATCTTCACTGGGGTGGTGGAAGTCATTACAGCAGTCCTGCTAATCACAGGGCTGTGGAATGAAACCTGTGCGGCTATCGGAGCGCTGATCGCTGCCGTGACGATGGTGGGTGCGATCTTCACCCATCTCCTCCGTGTGAAGGACCCGGTTGCCAAGTCGGGAATGCCCTTCCTTTTGTTGATTCTGAGCTTGATTGTCCTCTATTTGAACAAAGGCGGATTTGGCCTTTGA